The Arachis hypogaea cultivar Tifrunner chromosome 16, arahy.Tifrunner.gnm2.J5K5, whole genome shotgun sequence genome contains a region encoding:
- the LOC140179802 gene encoding uncharacterized protein has translation MENSGANLVDITSASTKETQEGVQGLMAVEEVQNVDQSDSQRKERFKLKQMARRKIEVSHIKGGVKRKFNEKENIEPHKRICLEEIQNTREEVEGTGRQTVGFIYETKNQPCCVENKLRACGFGGWFLGNPNGTAGGLALAWKEGTEVIVTNSSDFFIAAKIKDVTKQEEWGLIGVHFSSIEQIRHKQFEQIKPVLQQFQGKTIILGDFNAIKNTQEKEGGCLTSEPSMTAFNSFIDDNSFLDLGMVGRPFTWSNRRRGQELIQERLDRVLATLEWCESYPTATVFRLQEDSSDHAPLLLDSNPPMEKTKCRFKFQEKWCWNAEVRGIVEEMWKVEVEGSPMFILAQKLKKCRHSLVRWQQTSQSNSLQQIRELKDRLEELRSSGIQGGEQVLEIEKQLEVAYLNEESYWKDKSRIKWPKTGDRNTKFFHQFARVSCRSNKIWSLVGENGVVATTNEGIAKVVKDYFKSIFSASAIQDLRQEFEEFVPKVTPSINRKLLRPVSMEEVKRAAFSVHPQSAPGDDGFTAKFFHTFWSIVGRDVFSAMKSFFSGGRLLRSFNHTHICLIPKVPGAKDMSQEIHGILARFWWGQKGEEWRISWVSWDMMTRPKLEGGLGFKNLKAQNLALLGKQCWRIATQPNSILARILKGKYFRYTDIMRAEVGNLPSWDWRSILEGRKVTEKGLIWQIGPTSEVNIFSDPWIPPQQQFTPPVRSPYRGITAGEEENMFFKCWEAKKKYLILNSTEEQDLASLGIYCWCIWRSRNDHVFGQVAKTLQEVDGLARRMIS, from the exons ATGGAGAATTCGGGAGCGAATTTGGTAGACATAACCTCAGCAAGTACCAAGGAAACACAAGAGGGAGTGCAAGGCCTTATGGCTGTAGAAGAGGTTCAAAATGTCGATCAATCTGATTCACAAAGAAAGGAGCGATTCAAGCTCAAGCAGATGGCACGAAGAAAAATAGAGGTTTCTCACATCAAAGGTGGGGTGAAGAGAAAATTCAATGAGAAAGAAAATATAGAACCGCACAAAAGGATTTGCTTGGAAGAGATCCAAAACACTCGCGAGGAGGTGGAGGGCACCGGCCGTCAAACG GTTGGTTTCATCTATGAAACAAAAAACCAACCTTGTTGTGTGGAGAACAAGTTAAGGGCATGTGGTTTTGGCGGTTGGTTTCTGGGCAATCCTAATGGCACAGCAGGTGGCCTAGCTTTGGCATGGAAAGAAGGCACTGAGGTGATAGTAACGAACTCGAGTGATTTTTTTATTGCTGCAAAAATCAAGGATGTTACTAAACAGGAGGAATGGGGACTAATTGGTGTTCACTTTAGTAGCATAGAACAGATCCGGCATAAGCAATTTGAACAAATCAAACCTGTCCTACAACAATTTCAAGGCAAAACCATCATTCTTGGTGACTTTAATGCTATAAAGAATACCCAAGAAAAGGAAGGTGGATGTTTGACTTCGGAACCTTCGATGACAGCTTTCAACTCTTTTATAGATGACAACAGTTTTCTGGATCTTGGAATGGTTGGAAGACCGTTCACCTGGTCAAATAGAAGGAGAGGACAAGAGCTTATTCAAGAGAGGCTTGACAGGGTACTGGCAACATTGGAGTGGTGTGAGTCTTACCCTACAGCTACAGTTTTCAGACTACAAGAGGATAGCTCCGATCATGCCCCTTTATTGTTGGACTCTAATCCTCCtatggaaaaaacaaaatgcAGATTTAAGTTCCAGGAGAAATGGTGTTGGAATGCTGAGGTAAGGGGAATAGTTGAGGAGATGTGGAAAGTGGAAGTTGAGGGTTCCCCTATGTTTATTCTTgcccaaaaattaaagaaatgcaGACATTCACTCGTGCGATGGCAACAAACTTCTCAGTCAAATTCCCTGCAACAAATCCGGGAGCTCAAGGACCGATTGGAAGAGCTGAGATCCTCTGGAATTCAAGGGGGTGAGCAGGTTCTGGAGATTGAAAAGCAGCTTGAGGTGGCCTACCTAAATGAGGAAAGCTACTGGAAAGATAAGTCAAGAATAAAGTGGCCAAAAACAGGGGACCGCAACACCAAGTTCTTCCACCAATTTGCTCGAGTCAGTTGCCGCAGTAATAAGATATGGAGTTTAGTTGGTGAAAATGGGGTGGTGGCAACTACAAACGAGGGTATTGCGAAAGTAGTAAAGGACTACTTCAAAAGTATCTTCTCTGCCTCTGCTATTCAGGATCTGAGACAGGAATTTGAAGAGTTTGTACCGAAGGTAACCCCAAGTATAAATCGAAAACTTCTGCGGCCAGTCTCTATGGAGGAGGTTAAAAGAGCAGCATTTAGTGTGCATCCTCAGAGCGCCCCAGGAGATGATGGATTTACAGCTAAGTTCTTTCATACATTCTGGAGCATTGTGGGTAGAGATGTTTTCTCGGCTATGAAGAGCTTTTTTTCAGGAGGCAGATTACTAAGAAGCTTCAACCATACCCATATCTGTCTTATTCCTAAGGTCCCCGGTGCCAAAGATATGTCACAG GAAATTCACGGCATTTTAGCTCGCTTTTGGTGGGGTCAGAAGGGAGAGGAATGGAGGATTAGCTGGGTCAGCTGGGACATGATGACTAGGCCGAAATTGGAGGGAGGCTTGGGATTTAAGAATCTAAAGGCACAAAACCTGGCACTTCTAGGCAAACAATGCTGGAGAATAGCAACACAGCCTAATTCAATATTGGCTAGAATCCTAAAAGGCAAGTATTTTCGATATACAGATATTATGAGAGCGGAGGTAGGGAACTTACCATCCTGGGACTGGCGAAGCATCCTGGAAGGGCGAAAAGTCACCGAGAAAGGCTTAATCTGGCAAATAGGTCCTACTTCTGAGGTGAACATCTTCTCTGATCCATGGATTCCGCCTCAGCAACAATTTACCCCTCCCGTTAG GAGCCCTTATCGTGGTATTACTGCTGGTGAAGAAGAAAATATGTTCTTCAAGTGTTGGGAGGCGAAGAAGAAGTACTTAATTCTTAACTCAACTGAAGAGCAAGACCTAGCTTCATTAGGGATTTACTGCTGGTGTATTTGGCGGTCTCGCAATGACCACGTATTCGGACAGGTTGCCAAGACTCTCCAAGAAGTGGATGGCCTCGCGAGAAGGATGATTAGCTAG